TTTTTGTGAAAAAGTTTGCACACTCCTTGGTATTTTTTTgagtttattttctcatttggcAGATATGAGAAAATAAACTCAAAAAAGAATACCAAGGAGTGTGCAAACTTTTTTCACAAAACAAAATCTATTTTCCATACCATTTCGTGATGATATAGCATGGCCTTGTTTCGTAGGGTCATATCTCTTTTTAATGTCTGGAGAATTATAAACTCGAGTCCCTTCTTCTTCAGATCAAGACAGTGATGTTTGATAAGACGGGCACCATCACCAACGGAGTGCCACTGGTGACGAGGGTACTGGTGCTGTGGGACAAGGCCCGCATGCCTCTCCGGAAGGTTCTGGCCGTCGTGGGCACCGCTGAGGCCAGCAGCGAACACCCACTGGGTCTGGCTGTCGCCAAACACTGCAAACAGgtgagagatggtgtgtgtgtgtgtgtgtgtgtgtgtgtgtgtgtgtgtgtgtgtgtgtgtgtgtgtgtgtgtgtgtgtgtgtgtgtgtgtgtgtgtgtgtgtgtgtgtgagagagagagaggagagaaatagagagtggGGGGAGTGGCATAATGAATGTACAGCAAAGGACACCACTCACAGTTCCTAAAAAAAACTCGCCCCACAGACGCTTCGGGCTAAAAGCATTATCACACTGAAGAAGAGCTTTTCGCTCGAAACGTCTGTGGGATGAGTAAACGTTTTTTTAAGGAACTGTGAGTGCTGTCCTTTTTCTATACATTCATTCATCTTAATCTTAAACTTTTGTtaatttcaaagtttgcatggggaatctaatctcaacaaaaaaatgcaatattttggtgCAATGAATAATTTAGGTTACATTTTTTACCATTACCCAAGAAGAATGCAGAGTTAAAGATAGGCTGTTAAAGTTATGATTTCAGTAGACAAttggttttaacatttcaatagcaATTACCAAACCCAACGTATGTAGACACATTTTACAGTTAGTACACATCTGAAATCTCTTCATGATCTGACAAAAAGGTTTTGTTTTTCACCAGGTATTGCACAGCCCTATTTCACAGCATTCAAGATACAAAAATTCAGCACtatagccagagactttctaatgaggagacacagcactcaaaaaatcctccaaaaCTGCGGCAAAACGGCAACATGTGAAtgcattgagccaatcatgtggtgtgttgtgaatacattaagccaatcatatggtgtgttgtgaagacattgtgccaatcatgatctcgctgctggagcaagattggtgtcgcgAAGCCTTGTGcatgcgcatttctgctgaaatagatgcccgagaAGTGCCCAAAagcgttacaatatggccgccgagtggagggacttgcctaaaaggactttgctataGCAACACTAGGCAGTACAGAGGAAAAAAGGCCCGTGAGCTGAAGCAAtcgtttttcagtccttgaaaaATCATGCCACAGAACATTCTCAAAGATATAGTATGCTGCAGCACTATGCTTCCATTTGCTGTACTTCCTTTTTTGTTTGAAGAATGAATGGGAAAGGGATTCGGAGCCAGAGGCTAAAATTTAACCCACccagctacaatttgtaaggtatcaCCAATATTAAGTTAATGTTACAAATGTAAGGTCACATACAGTCTTAAAAATACGTATTAAAAACTGCACAATGGAGGATGTTTTCAGAACGTGATCTGTAGGCAACTGGgtggctatttttagaaggtGCACTGCGGGCACCTCACAGGCGTCCCGCAGGCGCCGTGTTGGCGAGGCCTGCTCTAGCCGTTACAGAGGGCCAGCCTGCAAGGTCGCTCTCCCCTGACTCTGAGAATCACAAATTGGTTTGTGTCAGTCAGAGAatatttgtaaacaaatccacatgtaCGGTGTCCAGGGGGAAGGATGCAAGCCATGAGGGGTATTTGTGACAGTTGTATAAATTGCAAATGCTCCACAACTTCAGGGGAAGCCAAGTTGCAAAAAAAAGCCAAAACAAAACTGCTTTGGATACCTTTAACAGAattcaacaaaaacaatgcaaatgtcTTGAATTAGGGTGACTGGATTATGTGTATCATACattatgtggtggtggtgtaatgATTAGGGATCTGACCTACCAAATGTAACACCTGAAGGTTGTGCtcctgagcaaggcacttaaccccaaattGCTCCAGGGGAACTGTCAGTGTGAGAAGGTCACTGTAAGTGGCTCCAGATGAGAATAAGGAATATAGCAATGTCTGTTGCCATCCTCCGCGCTATTTATTTCACCATTTGAACTAAGTCTCTGGATGCCCTTAAATTGTGTAACATAATGATATTTATGTTGTGTTCATTAAGCTGCCGAATTACAGCACATCAGATAATTTACTCCAGAGAGATTAGTGTGCTTGGTTGCCAGAGTAACACAGAGTCCTAACTGATTAATGAGTTTCGtcatttatgcgtgtgtgtgtgtgtgtgtgtgtgagcttatgCCTGTTTGtcgcttgtatgtgtgtgtgtgtgtgtgtgggttggggatattttttatgagtgtgtgggtgagattCCAACCATAAAGTTTGAAAAGCAGGCAGAGAGTTGTTCTATTGTGTGTtgctcagtgtgtctgtgtttaaaaCGTACGTGTGAAGGAGTAACACTTTcttcgtgtctgtgtgtgtgtgtgtgtctgtttccctGAGTGTTTgtatactctctttctctctctttgtctccgtgtgtgtgtgtttgtgtgtgtgttcctgagtgtgtgtataactctctcgctctctctcccctctctctctctctctctctctctccctctctcgtgtgtgggggtgtgtgtgtgtgggcggatgGACGTTTGTAGGAGCTGGGCACAGAGACTCTGGGGTTCTGCCATGACTTTCAGGCAGTGCCCGGCTGTGGAATAAGCTGCAGGATCTCCAACGTGGACGAGCTGCTGCGTACCCTGGACCAGGCAACCATTGACTCCGAGGACCATATCACCATAGAAGGGGCCACGACGGACGAGAGTAGCCTGCTCACTGGCCCAGAGACTGGTCAGTTTCTCTGGACAGTGGAGCAGATAGCAGAGAAGCTTCGTGTTCCTTGTCCTCCATATGCATACATTTTTATACATGGAGGTTTTTGGGAGGGTATTGGCAGACGGTCCACAGATTTACTTCAGTAGCTCCCAGAAAGTTCTTTATAAAAGTGTTTCACTCAGTTCaatcttgttttttttaacaaatccTTGTCCACCCATGTTCCACCATTTTAAATATATTAGTCTGGATCAATAATCAGTAGGAGTGATTCAGTGACGTGATTAATGTTGGCTCTGACTTCTGAAGTTGTGAAGTATTATTCAGTGTTATTTAAGATATTCTGTTTAATGATGTTTTGATTACCTACAGTATAGCCAATCTAACATAATGTGTTATGTGTGATCGGTGTAAGTgatcgtgtgtgtatgtgtgtgtgtgtgtgtgtgtgtgtgtgtgtgtgtgtgtgtgtgtgtgtgtgtgtgtgtcattcaggAACGTACTCGGTGCTGATTGGTAACAGAGAGTGGATGAAGCGTAACGGTCTACACATCACCACTGATGTGGATGAAGCCATGACCAGCCATGAGACCAAAGGCCAGACTGCAGTCCTAGTGGCCATAGACGGTACTGCCaactcatctcacacacaaaaaaaagtgtcaaactctgtactgtactgtatgaatTATTTATCCTGACAAATAAAACGTGTCACGCACACATTGAAATTCCACTGAAATTGTACAACCATGTAACAGATGGTAGTTGTTTCACTGATACCTAAGTAGTTGTGTACTCTGCTATCAATAAATAATTAACCTTATCATCCCTCAGTTCCTCAGAGTTTTTTTAATAGGGTCATATTATAATTTAGTTAAAAACACCTTAACGTTTTTAAACGTTAAACGTtgaaaacattttgtttcgttACTGTACTACTGAACTGGTCTCCATCCTACTCTGCATTTCTCTCATAGGGGTGCTGTGTGCCATGTTGGCCATAGCCGACACGGTGAAGGCCGAGTCTGCACTGGCCGTCCGCACCCTGAATAGCATGGGCATTGATGTTGTCATGATCACAGGAGACAACCGTCGCACCGCTAAAGCTATCGCCACACAGGtgtgggatttgtgtgtgtgtgtgtgtgtgtgtgtgtgtttgtgtgtgtgtggaggggtaatAATTACATTCTCTGACAGTGAAGTTTCTCCTTGACAGTGCCTTCTTTCTAGAATGACCATCTTCATAAAAGCCTGTATGTTGGTATATGttatgtacatttgtgtgtgtatgtatgtcttcaTATACATTCATAGTGTATGTCATATGTGCTTGTCCCTACAGGTGGGCATCAGGAAGGTGTTTGCAGAGGTGCTGCCATCTCACAAGGTGGCCAAGGTACAGGAGTTACAGGAGCAGGGCCTGAAAGTAGCCATGGTGGGCGATGGCGTCAACGACTCGCCCGCTCTAGCCCGCGCTGACCTTGGTATCGCCATCGGAACGGGCACCGACGTTGCCATCGAGGCCGCCGACGTGGTTCTGATCAGGGTGGGTGTGCCTAACTGAACTAAGGGCTGACCATAGGGCTGAACTAAGGGCTGACCATAGGGCTGAACTAAGGGCTGAACTAAGGGCTGACCTAAGGGCTGACCATAGGGCTGAACTAAGGGCTGACCATAGGACTGAACTAAGGGCTGACCATAGGGCTGAACTAAGGGCTGAACTAAGGGCTGACCATAGGGCTGAACTAAGGGCTGAACTAAGGGCTGACCATAGGGCTGAACTAAGGGCTGACCATAAGAGTTCTATGATGGGGAAAATCCATGTGAAGGTGTGACAGCAGTGACATCAGCGGTgacattattataattattataatattatattgtattattattattattattattattattattattattattgttattattattattattattattattagtataaTTATAATATACACAGTGTGTATAAAGGTGATACGCAATGTGTTTTTTTGAGTGTTCAGTTGCTACTTTGTCTCCATTGTTTTCCATACAGAAATAGACATGAATCATTTGAACACACCTCTGATATGAAGTGTATGTAAGTCACAATTAAGGGGTTAAATATTGACTTCTCTAATCAGACAGTGCATGTGCTTTTAATCTGTGATAGAATGATCTGATGGATGTGGTTGCCAGTATTGAGCTCTCAAAGAAAACGGTCAAGAGGATTCGTATTAATTTTGTCTTTGCTCTCATATACAACCTGTTGGGAATCCCAATTGCTGCAGGTGAGTGCAAGGCTGAACATGCACTGTACAATTTCTTGTGTGAGGGTATTGTTGGCTGATGTTGACTTATTGTATGGTTTCTGagtctgtgttggtgtgtgtgttggttacaCAGTTGTAGGTTAGAAATCATTTATATTTAGTCATGAGAAATGGATGACAGTGATAGcctacaggtgtgtgtatgtgtgtgtgttttttgtgtgtgtgtgagagagagagattctttgTGAGCAGGTTTGGGTGAGAAAGTGAGTAGGTTCACTGTGTGTGGCTCACACAGTTCTAGGTTGGACTTCGATAAATTTGTGATTATATATAGCTGACAGGTGCGTGTGTTCTGGTTTTTCAGGAGTATTCATGCCAGCTGGTCTGGTGCTGCAGCCTTGGATGGGCTCAGCAGCAATGGCAGCCTCCTCTGTGTCAGTGGTGGTCTCCTCATTATTGCTCAGACTGTGagttaagcacacacacacacacacacacacacacacacacacacacacacacacacacacacacacacacacacacacataatatcagTCTAGGTATTTGAAAACAGCCATTAACACCTGTGAAAAACCACAATAAAACGAATAGACCGCCGACTgcttccatctgtctgtctaatTTACAAACGTCACAGTGCCATTTCAAAAacaatcacaggctcagtctaACCCAAGAGACTGTGTGATAGCCTTCATGAAACTTTTATAGttattcactctctctttctttatctctctctctctctccatgcctgGTGAAAGAGCTGCTCATTATAACCCTTATGAACTTTCATTTGGGAAGCAGATGTTGCACACATTATATTCAGTctatcttcttctttctctgtctttgatTCTCttcagtctatgtgtgtgtgtgtgtgtgtgtgagagagagatagtaaaGGACCATGCTGTGAAGGATTCTGGGGGTGGATAATTGCATAACTCCTCAGTTCCCTATAATGCCTGCCTGAAGCACATTGTTGGGCCAACTAGCTTCTTTCCTGATTCAGCTCTGGCTCGCCTTGGCAATCTGTGCTGCTTTTTGAGTAGTGAAAACCAAAACCAATCtccaacaataaataaataaaaatatagttCTTGCAGCACTGTTGCCTCGGAAACCGTAACAGAGCGGCAGGTGTTCTGATGGTTACCAGGGGCAGTTTTTAACATGGACGCCCACTCAGGAGCAGAACACAGGGCACCCAGAACTCCTTTGTCTCTCTCGAgttcttttttctctcattctcctttCCGCTATCCACATATCCCTCCGTTCACAAAACCACCATTCACACTCGCATACAGTGTCTCATTCATTATCATTCATATgttcacattttcacaaagaCTTGTTTCCTTACTGACAATCATCATTTTTGTTACTTTGCCTTTCTCATGCTCCCCCTCTCAAGGCCAACGCCCAGTGGTGGCGTCTGACACCAGTAAGTGACGCCAAAGTTTAGAACTTTATTACTTTTAACGGACCAACACCCAATGGCGATGTCTGACATGCGTCGACGGCAAAGTTTTGAAAATTGTTCTATCTCTAGAGCGTCAAATCCATAGACACAAATGTTGTCGCCAGTGAGTGTTAACCTTCATATCTCCCCCATTCTCTGGTTTTGCTCTCCTTCCCCCCTTTACTTTTCTGCCTGTCTCCCCCTATTTCATCCCTCTATTTCCATCTTTACATTCCTGACCTTCTCTCACCCTTTTTTCTTCATTGCCTTTCTCAGGTACAAGAAGACCCCGGTGGAGATGTTTGAGCTTCGAGCCCAGGGCCACACGAAGAGCATCAACCCCTCTGAGGTGAGCGTCCACGTGGGCCTGGATGACCGCCACCGCACCCCCCCACCTGGCCGCCACACCTGGGACAGGCAGAGCCAGGGCAGATATCTCCCGGGGTCCCCTTGaccgtcctcctcttcctcagcccAGGACCGGCGCTCTCTCCTAGATGATGAAGGAGGTGTGGACTTGATTGTGTGACCTTGCTTCCTTCCAAGGATACACATACAAGAGGATGCCTTTGATTACGGTTCTTGGGACCAACTTGGGACCATCTGCCCCATACACCCCTGTACACTGAGGGTGAGTAAGGAGGAGGGGGCAATCAGAATGACAGTTTACTTAAAAGCCAGCATCCTGACCACATTCAGGCACATTCTAGTACCTACAGGGACCTGGGTTCGATTCCGAGCCAAGGTCATTTCTTGATCTCACCCTCATCCTTCtttcccattcacttcctgttagTCTTCACTGTCCTctcaaataaaggcaaaaaattcCCAAAAACATAATTTAAATTCCAATGAAAGGGATCATTCTGGATGGCTATGAAGACACCAGGAATGGAAGAGACATCTGAATACTCAACAACTTTTAGGACAACTATATCAGAGGACAATACTGTTTGCAACAGTGTTTAATGTGGaaaatcatttaatttacattGCATCAGTTAATGCATTTTCACATCTCAATCatcaaataaatgtttaaagatTTTACCAAAAAAGAAATCTCTTTCCCCCTTGATGCATGTGGTAGCCAAGCATTTAATAATCTCCCAAACCTTTAGCTTCCATAATGGCCCCTATGTATAAATATAGGGGCCATTATGGAAGCTAAAGGTTTGGGAGGGCACAATTAGAGTCTTCTCTTATGACGTGCTCACCTACAACAACTCTGTTTATACATATATAATACAGCACATGTGCTTAATATACCCCAAATTCCTTTAAAACCCAAGGATCTGTCACACAGATCGGCATCTGCTGAATTTGCAGGTGTCTTACCCTTTGCTTCGATGgagactttaaaaaaaaatggcattagCAAGAGTGGGTAGCATTAATTTTGCATAAAGGTTTAAGAGGACCACCAAAAGATCTCTTTAAGTGGTTTAAAAGCCAATATATGTGACCACATGATTTACATCCTGCATTCAAGAGACTattgatgttgttttgtttttctcccaGCATTGGTTCAAATAAAGATGTGTAACGATACATACACCATTTATAATGTAGTACATTTAAACAAAAAAGCACAGCACAATGGGATGtaaaaaagacaacaaaataaacaaacagagagagtaAAAATCATCCAAGCACTGCTGTTCAAAGTACTGAAAATAACCCAAGAGTTATTCTTGAAATAAAGGCCCTTTaaggagaaaataaataaaggatCCATGATGAAACCAATAAGGGTGCACTACAAAATGGGGAGTGCGAAAAAACActaatgtgttttttaatgGTGCAGGACCATTAAGTTGACATCTTAATGGGTTCTTGAAAGGGccaaagggaaagaaagaacatGTAAAAGTGTCTACACCAGCAGGTTAAGGAAGAGGCTGTAACCCTGTTTAACTCCACCACAGTGTGCCCATGGCCATGGGTTGCACTCATAGACGACAGCACTGtatcagtaggctacttttataTATGCCCATTCTTGCTCAGGTGGAACCTCTTGGGTTGCTCGGGTGAGGCTATCAACTGTACAACACTCCCTTTCCCTACTCTAGCCACTTCACCATACCTAAACCATGGGCTATTTAAACttaaaaactaaaatgttaactAAATGTGTAACTAAAATATCATACCTGCACTTTTCTATGCACCTGTGGttaaatgcatttttttgcCTACGTGTCTGCACAATCACAATTAAGTCTAATCTAATCTTATATACCCCATTTGTGAAATTGGGCTACTTACTATGGGAATTTTGCAGCAACTTCTTCAAAataatagcctacacacacgtTTTCTTTCACGTTGAAAACGTAGTGTAGGCTCCGATAAAGTGTTACCTGCAGCGGTTGAATGACAATACATAATGGAAAGTAAACAGCCTAATACGTGGGCTACCACAGACAACAGGTTGATGTGAATGAACGTACTCTAGGTTGTTGCGCTCTGATAGACGATGTTACCAGCACCAAGTTAGGtctgtgtaacaaaaaaaaaagatcaaacattaggctacattactAAGCACCAAAAATACAGACAGATAGCACATGAACTGAGAATCACTGGATAGGTCGTGTTTCCGAAGGGTTAAACCAATAAGAGCTCGGTATCCCTCTTCGATATTGTGGAATGCAGTTGTGCTGCGGAGAGACGGAGTTGGCAAACCAGAAAATCATCGCGCGCCCTACCACATTTTCCGCAATCCTTGAAGAATTCTGTTACTTCCCTTTTGAGGTAaggtttttgtttctttttgtgtctgtgggCAATTAGTGCAATTGTATACAGTTGCTTGTGCAACTGTAGCCTATTTTAACTGTTTAACCACTTTAATTTCCACTGTTCGCACCTTTGCACAATCAGCCTATCATGTACAACACAACTACATCGAGATTACGTTTGTTAGCCTACTTGCTTTCCATTTCCATTTCATGTTTGAAACGGTCATTTTACtgcctaggcctacattactTAATCTCTCCGACTAACACATTTAAAACGCATAAGTGACACTGTGCCAAATATGCTTCCCAAACAAGATGCTGTTTTATTATGGTACTTTTTTCTTCCAACAGCAGGTGCACTTAATCAACATGACCGCAGGATTGGAAAAGGCATGCCACCGCTGCCTGTCTAAAGTAGCCAGTAATGGCAAGTAACTTCACCCACAGATCAATCATTCAGCAATTCATTCGATGTTATAACTCtgtgttgtaggcctatgtagccTAACCTAAGCTGCATTGATTGACATTTTAGCGTACTTTGTGGTGGGACTTTTGGCTTTCTTGGCATTGCCCCTCACAATGGCACTTGTTGGTGAGAAACCATACGGCACAAAATAACTAAACATAATAAATATACCCTCATATTTACAAGGCAGGCTGAATCCTAAAACGTCATATTTTACAGGAGCAAAAAACATTGATGAGTGCCCAGTTCAGCCAATGATCCCTCTCTACCTGTTAGTGGGGGGAGTGGTTGGCAGCATTAAGGTAAGCTTTTCGGAAGTTTTGAACAAAGTGAATTTCTGAAAGTTGCCCATTAACTGATGTGTCTGCCAGTGATGAGGGATAAGCACATTGTTTGTTGTCTTTCCAGACTTTCCTACTTTTGACAAATATATTACATCAATGATTGGCCCAAAATATATTAATAAGATATGCCTGGTATGCCATTGATGTAATGATGGTTATTCTTGAGCTTTGAGTTATCAATGCCAACAGAAATGACTGACCCTCACTCACACAGGTCTCCCTCCTTCTATACGACATAATGCACATTCGCTCCCTCATCTCTAAATCTGTTGTCATTGGCGATGATGATGCTGACGAGTATCCGTGGCGACAGAACGCTCATCGTTACTACGTCCATGTGATCCTGAGCATCTTCCTGTTTGTGTGGTTCCTTCTGGCTAACTACTGGGTGTTCTCGGTCTACACGCCTAACTTCATCGCGCCCTTCCATCAGCCCCACGAGTACTGCAGGAAGTCTCTGTACATGTTTGCGGTGTTCGTCCTGGGCCTCAGTCACATCGTGCTCGTCCTGCTCCTCTGCTGTGGGGTGTGGATGCGTGTGTGCCACAGAACCAGTACTCGCAATGACTatggggatgatgatgatgatgatgatgatgatcatgaTTGAGGAGTCTTCTGTTATTGATAATACTAGCCCAGAGACAACCATCATGGTCCTGAGTCCTAAGAA
The Alosa sapidissima isolate fAloSap1 chromosome 23, fAloSap1.pri, whole genome shotgun sequence genome window above contains:
- the LOC121698499 gene encoding transmembrane protein 272-like: MQLCCGETELANQKIIARPTTFSAILEEFCYFPFEQVHLINMTAGLEKACHRCLSKVASNAYFVVGLLAFLALPLTMALVGAKNIDECPVQPMIPLYLLVGGVVGSIKVSLLLYDIMHIRSLISKSVVIGDDDADEYPWRQNAHRYYVHVILSIFLFVWFLLANYWVFSVYTPNFIAPFHQPHEYCRKSLYMFAVFVLGLSHIVLVLLLCCGVWMRVCHRTSTRNDYGDDDDDDDDDHD